AGAGTACAGAATAGCATTgtacaatgaatgaacaaagCAGCTCtaagttttaaatgaaatttaaaaggaagttttttaaatataacatGACAAAATAGACTTTGTTCCTATATGATAATATGCATTAGTGTTATTTTCCAACACAATATGCATAAATGGCATTTACCTTTTTGTGCTTTGAAAGGAACATATGGTGTCTTAGAGGAGCAGGCAtagatgcatttttaaaaaggttgTGACAGAAGTACTTGTGTTTTgtaatgcttttttaaattttgattgaCACCAAAACCTTGCCttctttattgtgttgtttgctatttgtgtttttgttttgaaaaaacaaaaagtcatttaTAGTAACAATGAGCATCGCATTTGGCAACAAGATACTTAAATTATGTATGTTCAGCCAGTTATCcatcagaataaaataattacaaacaACTTGGTTAGTTGCTTAGCTACTCGTTTTAACACTAAACTATTGCCTCAATTACCTGACGCTGCTGAAAAGATAAAGTAGATCATTACAGCAGACAAAATGCTTTCTCAGTGCTCTGAAGTGCTTGAAAGCTGAAACTTGCAGCTACGGTTTTCTGTGTAAGTCAGTATTGATCTTTTCTTTAGGATAAATTATACTGTATCTTTCTGTCATTCAGACTAACTTAACTATAATGTCTGTCTACAAGATGGTACACGCTTCATTAAGAAGTGTGGAAGGACATTTGAGGGAAAcgatatttttgtattttttttgtgcttttgcttgAGGTTTGGTCTCAGGGGTATCTGTGCTTAAATGACACTTAGAGACTGATTGCCAGCTGAAGGTGTAAATGGGCATTTTTTGTTAGGACAGGAGACAGAAAAGCTAAGGACAAAGTCACCTCAATATCACTTAGCAGCTGAATGCTCATACAaactcatacacatacactacaTAAATTGACTACGTACAGGcatatacatttatacacattacagtgtttttacttGACGGATATGGAATAGTATTTAGAAACAGCACCAATTCCCTTAAAATTAATCTTTTCTCAATGTGTTTCTCCAGATTTTATGGGCTTCTGCTTCATCAAGGCGTTTCAAAGGAGACTGTTGTATTTCATCAAGAACAAATCTTTCCAATGCAGGGTGACAGGTTCtgatacagtgtgtgtttttggttgcAGGTGTGTGACTGGTGTAAACATATTCGCCACACTAAGGAGTATCTGGACTTTGGTGCTGGTGAGCGGAGGCTGCAGTTCTGCAGTGCCAAATGCTTGAACCAATATAAGATGGACATTTTCTACAAAGAGACCCAGGCTGCGCTGCCTGGAGCACTGTGTAACCCAGGACATGGGGCTGGTGGGGAGGGTAAGCCGGAGTGCAGTGGAGGGGTGCAGCTGCTCACTCCTGAATCCTGGGGAACGCCATTAACAGACCTTCGTCGTAAAGCTCCATCACCAGGGGGGCCCTCTACCACCTCTGCTTTGGCCCCTTCTACTTCTTCTGCCCCCTCACCCTCAgacactgctgctgtctgctccccatcctcctcctcctcagccaaGATACCCACACCCAGACCCCACGAAAGTCCCACACTCCCCCCTCCACCTGTTCCTGCTTTGCACCCACCAGTCGGAGTTCCCTCTGGTAGCCCTCCCATGATAATGACACCTCGGGGACCCATGCCCCTGCCTCTGTTCATGGAGCATCAAATGATGCAGCAGATTCGTCCACCTTTTCTTCGCCCCTCTCCCCACCCAGTAGGGCCTAATAGCCCACTTTCAAACCCCATAATTCCTGGTATAGGTCCACCACCTCCCCCTAGGACCCTTGGTCCTGCGTCAAGCCCCATGCACAGGCCTCTGCTGTCTCCCCATGTCCACCCTTCATCCAATCCCAACCCTGGTATATTGCCCCCTCACCCTGGTCTTCCAATGCCAGGCTTGCCACCTTTTCCCCCTGTCAACATGATACCCAATGGACCCATCCCCCTTCCCCCAGTCATGAACTTTGGCATGCCATCCTTGGCCCCATTGGTACCTCCACCAACTCTCTTGGTCCCTTACCCTGTCATTGTACCTCTCCCTGTCCCAATTCCTATTCCAGTCCCAATTCCCTTCAACCCTAAAGCCAGGGAGAGCAGTAGCTCTGTTCGCAGTGCTCTAGAGCCCTCAGAGGCCTCAGCTTCTGGGCCCCACTCTCCAGGTTCCTCTGGAGGTGAAAGAGGGGAGGAGAAAGTAGATCCAACTGGTGCAGAGTGTCTCTTATCTGTACGCTCAGAGAGAGGCAGGACAGCTTTGGTAGACTTGACTGTGAAGGCAGAGGACAATTTGGAAAACCTGTGTCTAACCAGCAGCCCTAGACAAATGGATGGTGTGATTGATCTAACTGTGGGCCAGAAGTCATGCCAACAGCAGGTAATTCAGAGAATGCTACCTGGTGTCCAGGTCAAAATGGAGGCAGAGGCTGAATCAAGGTCTCCACCAGCTGCTGGGCAAGGGAGGGAAAGAAAGTGCAGTCGTGAAGGGGGGGTAGGAGCCCTCACACAGGGCCTTCTTAGTGCTACAGAGCCAGAAGGTGCCACATACCCAAACACACTGGAATCATCAGGCCCACCCTCGAGCAATAGCAGTCCTTCTTGCAACGCTGATGCTCCAGTAAACCAGCTAAACCCCTGTTTTTCTAACCTTACTCCAACACCATTACCTAGCACAGCACAGAACCACCCCCAGCCCCTGTCCCAGGTCCAGACAAACCCTGCCACCCCGTGTAATGTCATAGTGAATGGTACGGGATGGCATTCGCTTCTAACTCCTTTTGAGTCTTGCCCTGACCGAAGAGGAGACAGGGTCCcaggagaaggagagacagaggaacaaCCAGGTAATGGGGAGCTTGAGCGGGAGGCACTGAAAGAGAACAACTGCTCAGTTGGAGATTGGGAACTGGGGAAGCGGGGCTCAGTACAACACGAGATGGTGAACCCAACAGAGGGTAAGCCAGACCCTGACTCCAACTTGGACGAGGGTGAGCATGCCTATGCCCTGCCGCTGCTGTCTACCGGAGGCTGCGTGGTGATCCAGCCTGTGCCAAAGCCCGGCACTGACAAGACAGCCATCCTGTCCTGCTCCATCAGTGCCCCTTTATCCGCAGCCGGGAGCCCTGAGCTGGAGCCACCACTGAAGAGGAGATGTCTGCGAATCCGCAATCAAAACAAATAAGGTGGGTTCACCTCATTGCAGTGTGCTCCACAAACAGTTTCATGGTGTATTTAAGTATCAAGCCACACAGATttattcagtgacattttataATTCACAGTAGGGTAGCCATCAAATAATCAGTCGGTTATGATGTTTCAAATGTCTCTCACTCCCCTGTGCGTGTTTTTGAACTACTTAAGATAACCCCCTTTGCTTCCaaaaatttgtttattattCACACTTGGTCTTATTAATTCTGGCAACAGTGTTTTTTCGTGTTTTGTCTAGTGTATCATGGTCctttaaaaaagcacaataaGGCTAATCACGTCATCAAAAGTTCACAATGTGATGCTTGATTCAAGGCTAAACACAGTGGAGTGTAGTTTGGTAGAGGTCAAAGAAGCATCCATCAAATGACTGATTTTCACTGTGATAGGTGTGCAGGTGATTGAAGGTCACCTGGATGGGCACTAGCAAAACAGACTCTAAAAAGCCTTTAAAGGGGTTAGGAACTGAGACGGCACATAATAGAAAacttactttttaaaaagattaaacGAAATAGCACACCTAAAAAAGGGGGTGTTAATATGTAAAGGTGATGCTGATGATTTCTGAGATTTTCTTAGAGagcacaaataaacatattaaaataagaCTCAAAAtgaggtttaaaataaataacctATAACTATGTAtatgcagtttgttttgttgtttagcCAATACTTTAATTATCTGAAAATCACATATAATACTTGTTGCTTTACTTTGGAAGAATAACTGTGTGGTTCTGAATGGAAATAAGAAGTCATGTCAAAGCATTTATTCAACACATTAATACCAAATTTAATGATGCACTTTCTGAATtgctaattaaataaaatgttattccAGAGTAACTGAAGACCAATTCAAGGTGTGGTAACATGAGGTGTGTGCTCTgaattaaagtaattaataatgACAAAAGATGGAAATTAAGCCACACGCACCATTAGTATTGCTAAAAGCATaccagcagcagaaataaatcTCAGAAGTGAAAATATGTGTAACCTTCAGATGTGCACTATTTGATTACTGATACAGGGGCATGCAAAAGCCTGTATCTTACCATTCTAACTTGTCTGCAATACCACACTgtctttattataaaatatctcgaacattatgtaaaatgtatgCCACCAGAGAAGCAGACTGAATATTTCACTCTTTATTTGCCCAAAAGTGTTCTAAAGGTGATACTTATTGCTTCtaccaaaaaaaatacatccaaAATTAGGAGGCACTACTGAAATCAACCTTTTCTTCTATCTAATCTTCAAAACTGACTGAATGGGGTTCTTGCTGCGGCTCTGAGCCGAACACCCTTTATTTCACCCCTTACCTAAAATATAAAGATGGGGCTGCAGTCTTGAATTCATATATTGACTTTACCCAAAACAGCCTTCGGGGAGAAGGGGGTGGTGGTTACTTGCCCACTGACTCAGTTGGATTCTCCTCCCACTCTTTTTCACAGATGGATGCTTTGAGGACCGCAGTGCCATCAACGACACTCACTTGTCCACCCCCCTCCTCCAAATCCCACCCCTCCCAACTGCACCACCGCACATGTGCACgcgcatgcacatacacacactgtcttCACCCGTCATCCAGTCAACCAGCACCACAAATCGCCTTCAACGACTGATGAGAGTCCAACCAAGCCTGCTGATGTGTATCATACCATAGCGGACAGGACACcttttgtctgtgtgacagAAACTCTAATGGACTGAATTTCTACAGACTTGATGTGGTGGTCAACAGGACGGTTTCACCTTTGAACTGAAGACAGTAGGCCGACAGTATGTCCCTGAAACAGGCGGGTTTTACCCCACTGCTTGTCTTATTTAAAGATTCTTAGCCACACTGCCCCTTATAACTTATCCTCCCTCCCAAAGCATAGTACACTGTACTGTGTGTTACTATCGCGTCTGGTAAAGCCACTGTGGGAAAATTAGTGAAAGAGCGTAAAGGAGATTTCTACACCTCTTTGTAATGCTTCAACCTGATGCTGCACCTCAGGTAAGAAATCTCTTCTCCACTAATTGTTTCTCACAGAACTTGTCACTAAGATATAGACTGATTTCACTAAGGTTAGATTGTAGAGCCACTGACATAGCAGAAATCTGTACAATCTCCTTAGCTCCAGTTCATCCATAACCAGCAAAAATGTACTAGCCAACCTGACATGTTGTGGTTAGTTCTGATGGGTGGTACCTAAAAAGAAGCATAACAAGAATAAATACACTGAATGCAATATGAGTAAAGGACAATTTAAGTAGCTGTTTCAATCAGAGGCTAGAAAACTATACTTGGGCATGAAATCAGCAGTTGTGTTGAGAATTATTCCTATTGAATCAGCAAACTGGAATATAAAATAAGAACCTTCACCAGCAAGTAATGGGGTGTGACTGGAACCATGCAATCTGCCATTTTCCTGTGGGATCTATTAGTTTGCTTGTAAACGCCACTGAGATAGTTTAGATAGTTTGCATTTTTTTGGGTACACCTAGCTAACACGAATGCAGTCTGATACTCGTACAACAGTCGTGCAATAAATCCTCACCAGAGCTGATACTGTTAATTTTTCActgaaacagtttcattttggAAGATGTAGTCTGTGCTCCTGGTGAATTTCATATTTTGTCGTTTTTTCTATTATCACATCcacaaaataaccacaaagaGAATGAACGTTCAATTGAATCAACACCTCTCAGAAACAATTtgaacaaaacctaaaaaatgATTACCTTCATAAAGAGAGGATTTATTGCACTTTTAGATAGGTGTGCCTAATAATCTGCCAAGGGAGTGTACGCTGTTACATAAGAATGAAACAGAGGTCTTATGATAATCATTGGCactattaacatttttacaCCCTCGGGAACACCGTCTGGGTGTTTAGGCAGTAAGCCTTGCTAGTAATGGTAATACAGGGCTCTACTGTTTGAGAATATTTCAAGGTTTACTGCACCTCCATAAGAACTGGGATGGCATGGCAATGTGGAAACTCTGCCAACCTGCAATGAGTACTTGCTACCGCAGGCTAGTACTTAATCTTTTCTATAATACATTACTCGTGATGTTCCTGTCATGGGCTAGTTTGAGACTGACTGCACTGAATTTAGAGGGGGCAGAGGGAAGCCAGCTCTTTCATAAATAATTCTTCTGGGACCTGGAGAAAAACTGCTGAAGTAAAACTacagaaacatttcaacaataaacacactgaagtgaaatttatttggaaaataatttGGAAACTCTTTCTGCATTGTCACTGTGGACAATTCCTTGTCCATTGATCCTGCCAAGTTGCTCCATTTTTTTGCCAATTGTCATTTGTTAACCAAATCTAAAGCCAGCGTCATCATTGCCTCAATATCATGCTCTATGTACAGCTTTTTTGACAGTTTAAGTATATGCAACAAAAACTGTCACCAATCCACTTTGATCTGATCCAGTTACACTGCAGCTTAAATCTGTGAGCTGTGACACTGTCAGCCAGCGTTTGGTTTGCACTCCTATGGAGGAGGTACATTGTACCGGTGCAAGACAAGGTATTATCATATGCCAAAGGCCTCGGGTGTGttgaaacaaaacatgtcaaCTAGTTTTGAGTGGAAATGGGATTCCAAACTGAAGATTTGACCAGATAATTTATAGTTGCCAAAATAACAAgcacttattttaaaaaagatagGACGATAGAGGAGAACACAAGTGGGTGTCAAAAGCAGTATTATCCAGTATTATCTCTTTATATGGTTTGTTCAGTCCAGAAAGGCCTATGGTATGTCACACTGAACATAAAGTTCTGGATTTAAAAGATAATGAAGGATCTTCAGTCATGCGTTAATTTGCTGAGTCATCTCACCATTTTACCtgcagtctttcttttttttccattgtcatGATGAGATACTGTGTGATTCATTCTTAGTCTAAATGAGGCCAAACATTTACTCATACACATATTCACacctaacaaacacacataagcatgtcatacacaaacacacaatgcacaTAGTAAGTGTAACgttctgtatgtctgtgtgtgtgtgaggcaggtGCAAGCAGAGATCCCAGTTGAGATTACGGTGTTGACTCAGAACAAGCAGCGTGCAACTCTATCTGTTGCCTTTTAGTCAGGCATTTAGGCTTAGCTTTCCACTTGCCAAGGCCCAGCTTTGGTGTCACTTTAGGCATTTCCTAGCCCCCACTTTATTTTTCTCCAAGCAAAGTCagtgaaaatgttctttttaagCAGGTTGTTTTCCTCAGCTTTTTTTGAAGTTCTGTTTTGCCATAAGTAGAGTCATTCCATCCCATAATCACAGATATCTATATGCACCACATTTcttaaattacagtttaaatgAGAACAACAATTGGAATTCAGCAACTGAACCCCATTTGAAAATTGAGATTTCTTTGTCCAACCACGTGTTGGCTCAactaaaagcacaaaaacaggGTTGGTGTAAACTAGAAACTTGGTTATCATAGTTGtattaaagtaataaaaaaacagtgcCATAGCCCCCTATAGAACCCAACTCACTCCTCACCATTCTGAccagaaaccaaaacattttttaaattatgaaaatcattcaaacattatttatttaataaactgTCAACAGTTATTTTTCCTGTAAAtcttattttttataaatgtataaaacacaTACTGACTGTAGCTTGAGAATGATTAGTCCCCTGAATTGCAaagacttacacacacaaaacaaacaaacaaacaactaaataaagaaataaataaacatagagGACATGACCTCAGTATCCTCATTGGGAGCTACTGTACaaacctgcagcaaacagcacCACTGATACTGATCTGTCCTTTCTCTGAAGCAGCCCAGGTTACAGTTTCTTATTTGTTTGGGCCTGTCCATTACTCTACaccatgcatttaaaaaaaagaaaggtggaAGACTCAGcagtttcatctgtgtgttctggttaactgtttttttaatgctctAAGATAAAACTTTGGCATGTGCAGCTCTGAGCTGACAGCCCtttcaacattttcaaaaacagaagaCTGACCTTGCACAATGTTGTTACATGATATATGATAAATGTTAATGACTGCTGCATGATAATGACTAATGATGGCCATGTAGACTGATGGCCAAAACATATACTGAGCGCACTGATGTTAATCAGAGGATGAACCCAATTTGGAATTGATTGGCTTTTCATTTTGGAGTTAAATGTTAGGTTTATATATTCAACATCCAAAGCCAGTGGTCAGATGTTAGTTACAGAAATATGTGTATTCACTTTGATGACTGGATGACAATATTGATgctactttgtttttttacatgtatCCGTTCTTCATAAGTATAGTTtccaaaatgtgacatttttgctttaaatttgCTCCCTAGAGTACAAGTGCAAATTTCTTTAGTAACCTGACCTTTCTTCATGGTTTCAGAATCAGGTCAAGTTTACAATCTTAGTACAACTACTGGCTACAACCTTTTCTATGTGGATCATTCTCTCTATCAGATATTTCAAACTGATTTTAATAaagggttgggggggggggttgggatTTAATGAGGAACTATCCAAAATCTATTGTATTATGTAACTTTTTTCTCCTGCTTGACAaattttcacacacatacagacacaaatcAACAATCATGTTATGTACGATCCCAATTTGCACGATGTTGTGTCTGCGTTACAAATGCTATACCGTCCACGTTTGTGTCATATGCTGAGGATATGAAAGCCTAACTTATGTGGAAATCCTGGACCACTAAATCAGTCAGTGATGGTGGGCAGACCTCGCAACACATCTCCAGCATTCCTTTTTTAAAGATGGACAACAGGCGGGGCCTCCAGCCTAAATTATGCAATGACAGCTGACTCCAAGCCTAATAGAGACGAGTGGTCCACAGACAAAATAAACCGTGACATGACTTCATGTTACTTttcaaaaacaacagagaagTTGCCTTAACTCTTGCTTGTATAATCTCTACAGTTAAGACAATGATGCTTGCTTGTAAAGAAGACTCTCCCTTCTTtgtacaaaatgaaatatacCAGAAACAACTTTGTTATCTTGCTAGTGTCAATGTATAGATGATCAGCTTTTTCTGTACCTTGTATGGACCGTCACATTTTTGCTAAGAAGAAACCATTCTCCCATCCTTGTTCCTAAACATCCGATCTGTTCAACGTTTTAACTCGTGGTGGACTGTCAATctttttgtgtacattttatagtattatttattgttgacAAGTTTTGCATTTTCAGACAATAAAAAAGTGAAGATGGTTTGATCTGAGCACTCTATTCCAATGTAAATGCCTGGTAAACagtgaaatgcttttttaattattaaaatggaaaaatcagTGATATGAGAAGAAGatcttctgtctttttattatGATGTTGTAACATGTACATAACATGTGGCCAAAAATGCTTtggaaaataatcatttttgtgTTGTAACAGTATTTGTTTATCCAGTGAATTTCtcataaagacaaataaataagagGCACACACAACTCTGTTTCAGATGGGTCGTATCTGTTCAAGAACACTTCTGTGTACATGTACCAATTaaagtacacacatacagatcaGAATACATAGTGTGACGAGATAATATTAtactattaaaatgttttatggcATTATTTAAATCATTACATGACTCATCACTTCATATAATTTACATTACTGAATCAATGGAAACTAAACTAAATCCTACTTTTAGAGGTATCACATTATTCAGTCAAGGTTTTCTacaataaaagctttaatattacaactgaagaaaaaaaaacctcagaaaatgGAATTAGTGCAAATCACACACTTTAATTTTAATACTCTGCAGTTTACAGTAGTCCATTTTGTGTACTTCATATGAACATCAAGATGAATCATGAACAAACAAGACTGAAGCATTCTGCTGATGACACTGATTAAAGAGAATCTATGACATTGCATTTTACATATGGCATTAAAGTCTATTTTACAAACCCATGTCTAGGAGCAACAATTTCTACACCAAAtttgaatgaagaaaaaaacagtcaaagaCGTCATACAGGACTTGATCAAACTTACGGCCATGCCAAAATAcagattaaatgtattttatgtataaATTATGTATAAATTACTAATTGCTTAGGCACTTTTTGGAAAGTTGAATCATTCATAACTAGGCTTTTATATTTTAAGTATTGATGACAATTAGTCTGTGAAGCTACTAATTATGTAATAATGTATAAGTTGGTTAACACTGCTGATAGAATGtaacaaaataatgtaatttctcaaataatatgaataaatgaGCAAATGTACAGTTGTTTTTGATCTCATTTGTTACTGTGTTTAATTGGAGTGGTCGCTGGCAAGCTGCAGATGAGGAGTGTGAATTTAATGGTCAACAGCTCCATCTTATGGCTTCTGGAAATATTGGCCCACTTCATAGCTGGGAGATAATGGGATCTGTTTTTGACTGTGAGTTTGACTTTGAATAGGCTGAGCTGATTTAAcactttatattttatcattgtGTTGGTCATGAATATCTGTCCAACGCTGtcaataatatattttgtttaagaGGAAATACAGTTTAGCTTTGTCTGGAATATTTGTTAAAGATTATTAGACTGAATAATATTATAGAGgacataatatttaaaaaatcatcATATCAGGCTTTGTGTGGGTTACAGTCATGGACTTATTCCTCAGAAATAACATCAATATCATCTCCATCATAATCAACAGCATTTTACTATGTTTAGAATAATATACACAATAAGCCTAACTATACAttgttattaataattaatagtaCATTACTAATTGTAGACATTTTTccataatttttacttttttttcaatttcctaaaatatttctacattttaatCATATGACCATAAGATAATTCATCAAAaggcctttttttaaattagtgctAGGTACTCATGtatgatttaatttaaaaaaaagggggggggggtgtatgtctttcagaaaaaacattttagccACAGTAGCACtagtgtaaaataataaattataaatgaataaattatttaGTTTATTCAGTTATGATTCATCTGTATGCAATAAAGGTTTTTGAATGGTGGTTGCCTCTTCTGTTGCTGCTCCGCTGCAAGTGATGAGACATGATGACTGCAAACTTTCAAactttcttttttagttttatgaGTGAAAAGATGAGATGTGCTGTAAAGCTGAAGTTGAAGAAGAAGCCTGTGTTAAGCATCCCAACACTGTGGTTTTCCACTACATTTCCCAGATAATCACCtttcaaacagtgtttttgttacCACGAGGGGTTTTTCCTCAGGTTTTCTGTTATTGaagtctgtgtttctgcaggtggCGCTCCTGGATGTATCTGTTACACCACTGTGGCTGTTGCGCCACATGCATGCTAACTGttccaaataaagaaaaagtaaaatgcaTCACTTCCTGTTAGTGATACAGAATTTTTCCCAGGAAGGAGCAGGCACATTTCATCTGGGTTTTGAATAACAGACATAATTGGCTACAAGTTGAATCAAGGGACAGTAGGTAAACGGTTATTTCATTAAAAGAACAACAATTCATTCTAACAAAGCTATGACCTATATGTTAGAGCGAGGGATGCATATGTGGTACAAATGCTCCTTCTGTTGTGTGAAACAGAATATTTCACACAAACTCCCACACTAACAAATATTAGCATTTGTCCAGTACCTCCTTCTTTCTGTAAATGAGAGTGTCAAGTTCTCAGCTGAGTAGTTcaagtgaaataaaactgtttgtTATATTGTCCTCCAAAACTGTTGGtgtatttgttatatttaataATTGATCAGATAATATCaacaaatattttagaaattacAAGAAGCACAGTACGTATTAGTTGATCACCATGGAGAATACTGTATTAATGAAATCTATGATTGGTTTTCATGAACTTTGGTGGACAAATTGGCCTTGGGGCTGGAAACTACTGACTACACATTTGATAGTCCATTATATTTGATACTTATCCAAAACACATAATTatgaaatagaaaatagaaagatTTTCTCCAAAAATCACTGTAGACGTCATTTACACTgctgaatttgtgttttatttaatgattaCTGTGATGTGCCTAAGTCGAGAGAGGTGGAGGTGCAGGAGGACAGATGGCTTATGGGTAACTGAGTTCCCGGTGTTGATATCGGGGGAGGAGAGAGACtcagtgtgtgctgctgtgtcgATGTGAGTGAATGTGAAGAATTCAGACGCTGGAGGACTTTTGTCTACGCGTAAAACAACTTTTTGTGACTGAAGCCTGAGGCGAGGACAAGACGAGGAGGACAAATGCGAAAATGCGAGAAGAAAACCAGGAAGGGAGAGTGTGCTTATTAAAAATTCAGCGCGGGGTAACGTACATTAGCGCCCTTTCAGATGACTTGTGGCAGCACTGAGCACAAACCACAACACTGACGGGCTCCAAACGGTGTTGAATGGGGTGAAACCAAGCGGAGTTTTCCCTCGAAGGCGAGTCCAAAGCATTTCCCAGCGACCAAAACCAAAGggaaggggaggagaggggggcaAAGAAAACGCCCTGCTGCCTGTTGCTGGTATCTGCAAATTCAAACTTTGTCGCGGAGTtggaaaaaaatgcatcttTCACTTAACAGGAGGTGATAATTCAAGTGTAACCTCGTCTTTATTAGCTTCACGCCAAACAGATAACCCACCCGAGGCCCGCTTAGTGGGCAAGTTTTGGGAAGCGGGGAGT
The nucleotide sequence above comes from Mastacembelus armatus chromosome 22, fMasArm1.2, whole genome shotgun sequence. Encoded proteins:
- the sobpa gene encoding sine oculis-binding protein homolog A, whose amino-acid sequence is MAEMEKEGRPPENKRSRKPAHPVKREINEEMKSFAENTMNELLGWYGYDKVELRDSDNLDIGETPQHISVLKGNSLPKIPASTESSDGSPDRANSSQSLPASRNGVTELSTTPSTSMPSTKEHGNLPIIVPMIPPPLIKPPADEDASNVQIMCAWCQKVGVKRYSLSMGSELKSFCSEKCFAACRRAYFKRNKARDDDGLGGKLPQHSFTQDTPRLVFKTNSDVLVCDWCKHIRHTKEYLDFGAGERRLQFCSAKCLNQYKMDIFYKETQAALPGALCNPGHGAGGEGKPECSGGVQLLTPESWGTPLTDLRRKAPSPGGPSTTSALAPSTSSAPSPSDTAAVCSPSSSSSAKIPTPRPHESPTLPPPPVPALHPPVGVPSGSPPMIMTPRGPMPLPLFMEHQMMQQIRPPFLRPSPHPVGPNSPLSNPIIPGIGPPPPPRTLGPASSPMHRPLLSPHVHPSSNPNPGILPPHPGLPMPGLPPFPPVNMIPNGPIPLPPVMNFGMPSLAPLVPPPTLLVPYPVIVPLPVPIPIPVPIPFNPKARESSSSVRSALEPSEASASGPHSPGSSGGERGEEKVDPTGAECLLSVRSERGRTALVDLTVKAEDNLENLCLTSSPRQMDGVIDLTVGQKSCQQQVIQRMLPGVQVKMEAEAESRSPPAAGQGRERKCSREGGVGALTQGLLSATEPEGATYPNTLESSGPPSSNSSPSCNADAPVNQLNPCFSNLTPTPLPSTAQNHPQPLSQVQTNPATPCNVIVNGTGWHSLLTPFESCPDRRGDRVPGEGETEEQPGNGELEREALKENNCSVGDWELGKRGSVQHEMVNPTEGKPDPDSNLDEGEHAYALPLLSTGGCVVIQPVPKPGTDKTAILSCSISAPLSAAGSPELEPPLKRRCLRIRNQNK